The Maniola jurtina chromosome 13, ilManJurt1.1, whole genome shotgun sequence genomic interval gcactagatagagtttgttcattcactgaaattcccagttcatttactggcaatttatccttttgttaaataaaataatttataataattaataccacgcatttttttgcgtttttgatatttaaataatttaagagtgtatacctactgtgtatagacacagataaaaaaaaatataaaaattatatatagaacgattctcatatatcttaattttaggtcaaagtcagggtagtcattcatttactggatcttttaccctcctacgtcaaaatactaaaagtccgcgtaaatttcgcagattgaaatgtctgcttgattaattgtcaatagagggtcatgacatgtcgaaattgctagtttgaaggggaaatcgtcaatgtcattcgcataggttttcctcttaagatACATGAGGATAATCAAAGTTATCTCAGGTTCCCGTTTAATGATTCTATTTATGAATTTAAGGCCTTTtggcttaaaatattattgctcCTTTTGTGTTCTATAAAGTTATGAAAACGGGAGTAGTTATTGAAAACATGCTAATACATGTCTACTTTATACTTAGACGATATTTGTCTTATTGGATACGACTATGAAACGTCATCGAAACTTACAACAAACCAGAAACTTGTTTATGAGtctatttttcattataaataatgagaaaagtaattttaatcCATGTTAAAAGTTCTCAGGATATTATATAGTAGACATAGAAAATTTTCAAGTCACAAAACTTAAtagaatcaaatcaaatcagaaattataaaaatttcgagAATCAACCGTAAATTAGAGTGTTTGCCAGTTTTTTCGTTTATTGGTATATCTGCTTGCTCTGCTGTTCAGTACGGTTGGCTTaatacaaaactttttaataggtgtaagtacctaagttattttgaaaatttcatgaacATACAAAGTACATCAAAACATGAGTTTGAATGGTGGGATCGTACTACTGGCCAGCCAgtatgtaaaattaatattaaacaattacctggataatttttttctgatgtCTCAACGACTGGGTGGCCTTGCCTGTGGAGATCAAAGAGCTCTGACTTATGGAATGGCAATGAATGTAATgcatatattcattttttggaaattttagcTCCCTTCATTCGTCTAAAAATATTTGCCGAAAAACTGTTTACACACAGGTTACACTTCCTAATTGATAATAACCACAGCAATTTCATACGTTAATTCAATGGGTTTAGACATTTGACAATTAAtgttaatacaaaataatacaaaccaGCTGTGGCAATGGTGTGAAAAccgaaaattgtatgttttttaattcatttattagCTCTTCGGAGAACTCTAAACCAGACCAAGAGTCTAGACGTAAGTGTGCATCCAAATATTGAATAACAACTTGTAGATTACCTACGCTTAAAGCTTAAATTATATATAAGCTTGATTCTCcaaatatagatttatttacaaatcGATTGTTGAATAATAAATGTCAGAGATACGTCTCATGGCACAGTGATCCACGTGCGTACGCAGCTTTTACTATTTCAtggtttaatctttatttttatgcatttcctCCATTTACTATGGTTTTTTAAATCGttatgttaaattatttatgataaTTCCAAAGGTATAATGATTGTTATAGACTGGCCTACCCAGCCATGACATCcactgtttaaaaatattttagtgttagAAACGTTGTAATGTTTATGGCTGACAATGGATTAATCTTATCCAAAGATTGCAGTAGCCACCACGTAGGTAACTCTACCTGGTGGCAGGAGTCTTATCCATTCGGAGAAGTGTTCCAGGTCCATCTTTGGATATCGTTATGAGCTCTCTGTCAGAAAACACTTATAAACAATATGAAGAATGCTACAAAAAGTGGCTCCTTTATTGTAATCAGAATAATTTGAATATGTCTGAAGTACCAATGCCCGATATTAAAGCTTTGGTAACTACGATATATGATAAGGTTTTTTCGATATGGGACATTAAATTCATATCGGTCAGCTATAGCGTTGAACGACGatgttaaaagattttttttaaggatGTTTGTCGTTCTTGATCAACGCGGCCAAAGTATGACGATACATGGGATACGTCATTGGTCTTAAATTACCTAGGTAACTTATACattaattaaatcataaatcttgaaacaatttcttaaaaattagtTACTCTTTTAGCACTCATTACTGCACAAAAAGTGCAAACTTTATCAACAATAAAAGTTTGTAACATATATCTATCagatatcaaataaatatactagattttattaaaaccctAGATGGTTGGAATAAACCAACCCGTCTTAGTCATTCCtgcattttaaagaaaaattacagTTTAGTCCGGGAATAACGGTACATACTagatttactaaaaaaaaaaaaaaaaaaaaaattactaaatcactCTGGAAAAATGCAGAACAATtattgttcattagtttaaaaaaaaaaaaaaaaaaaaacaatttttttacaaactttATCAAGTTTCCTTGAGCCAAAGCGGAATTGATACTTCTACGTTTTTTCCGACATGCTGCGCAAAGATTAGGTCTTTCAGTAAGTGCATCAAATTATGGAAACTGCAGGCTGGAACTCAAGTTCCCATACTTTTGCTAGCTTTTACATTTGGCCTATTAAGGCCCAGACATTTATTGTTTTAGCAGGTCTATTATAAATGActcaaaagaaatataaattgttaattgATTCTTATATTAACTCAATAGTTATTGTTTATGATTAGAGGAAATACTCTTTatagttatttgttaaaaatataatagataatttgtaacatttaaatcaaaattttcttttaacaaCACGCTTTCTCATATTTTACGAATCTTATCTCTAAAAGTctacctagtctatataatctCGAGTACGAAGCATGAagtataattaatgattaaacgaacttacctgtaagtgaagttctatcataattatacgaaggcttcGTACGAAGAGATTATAGTAACCCTCCCACCCTCACGCTACGCGTTTACCCTTAATCGTAAAATATGAGgcgataaataattttattagctaaactctaaactaaatgaGTCGGCGACGTACGGGCGTTAAGGCAATAGTATATCAacctaccctatttttaaaaatatatttcataaatctCAATAAAGTGAACGGTATCCACTATGCACGCGTATActacctagtctatataatctcttcgtacgaagccttcgtataattatgatagaacttcacttacaggtaagttcgtttaatcattaattatctGATAttctaactaatattataaagaagaaagattttttgtttctttgtcGATAATatctgaaactactgaatcaatttttataatttttcactaTTTTAACCTGATGTAACGGCTATAAACATAGACTTTAGGTACTTGACTTtatcgcggacgaagtcgcgggccaaatgctagttttaaataaagaaaatcggtcaagtgcgaattggactggcacacgaagggttcagtCACTTCAGTCGTATAACACTATaacacctcgattgccatcttgacctggcGCGTACCTATTATAGTAATTTCgtactttttttttcactggGTTGGCAGACACCAGCTGACATTATGGTCAAGTGCAAACGTCTGTAATCGATAAAAATGCATCTAGTGGATTCCATCCCACATCGGACTGTCCGGTAACGAGGAGGCGGATCGATTGGCAAATTTGGCTCTTTTAAATGggaaaatttataacataaaACCTCACTATACTGAGgtgtttgcaaaattcaaaatcatttgttttaaaaattggGATGAATATTTTAATGAGAGATCGCTTGACAAAGGAATATGGTATAGAACAATCCAATCCGAGCCTCCTCGTATACCTTGGtttgtaaatagtaaaattagTAGAAATAAGTTAGTTATAGCATTTAGACTTAGATCTGGACACGTGCCGTTAGGcaagtttaaatatttaatgagGAAAAGGGATTCTCCCAATTGTGAAGTATGTGGTAACGTAGATGATGTCTCACACTTGCTACTGGCATGTGTTCGGAAtcacaatttgagagaaacactaatgtgtgaactaaatttaaattttatgaatattggtattttcaactgtattttaaacaaacctttgagcgtttcggcaatgaaagtgtatgaatttgttagtgattctctcaaattgttgtagttttaggtatatacctagtttaattttaatttagattgtactgatggggctggcatataggacacctataaaagccccttaaaaatactagaataaaaaaaaaaaaaaaaaaaaaaaagattcaggTGAAGGCCGATGTGAAAACAGGTCAATTGACACTGGCGCGATACAATACAACAGATATTTCATCACAAAGTAGGTAATGACCTGTAATCCAGTCAATGATGAACTTTACCTTTTTGAGTTTATAAGATGAATCATGAAACCGACGCGAAAAGTTACGCAAGTATACCTAGGAAGGTAGGTACGTTTTTTTCCGTGAGGAAAATTCGTCCTGGATACCACAGGCCACGGAAAAACACAGTGGTTATGttggactcctaccgactaaaaacctaaCGAGGTTCCATCCCACCGCCGACAACGGAGCACATAAGGGACCGATAACGCCTCGTTACTCCAACAGCGGCTGTCCGCCatagcagacccaccactgggacccTACGTAACCCCAAAAAATCcatagaggcatgccggaaccacagcatgCGCGCCAACCTAAGGAACACACTGTGAACGACGTaccaccccgtgtccatcatccacaggtcctccTGAAAGCTAGACCTGTCTGTCAAACTTTTCAATTTAGCACTAGACCTGCTGTATTTTAAGCCCACACGTGGAAAGCCGAAACGGGTCAAACTCAATTTAGAACAGACGAGTATGTATAACAGATACAATAATATCGTTTATGTGGAAAATTACTATAACAAATAGTGGTACCGGTTTACCAGCTAAAATACTAATCTCTGTGTGGCATTTACCATCGAATTCTAAAGGCCAATTGATatcaattactagctgatgcccgcgacttcgttcgcgtggatataggttttttttaaatcccgtgggaactttttgattttccgcaataaaaagtagcctatgtgctaatccagggtataatctatcttcattcttaatttcagacaaatccgttcagtagtttttgcgtgaaggagtaacaaacatacacacacacatacccacaaactttcgcctttataatattagtgtgatagtgtgaagtgtgatgtgattggcCTACGTATAAACTGACATCTAAGCATATTATTCTTATAGACGTAGACAGATAATAtattaacactagctgatgcccgctacttctttcgcgtggatattggttttttagaaattccgtgggaacgcattgattttccgggataaaatttcaGCCCAGTAatatctgtccagtagtttttgcgtgaaagagttacaaacataacacatatacacatacatacatacacacaaactttcccctttataatatttgtgtaatAAGATATGTTTCTTTATGAGTAGATGATTATGAGTAAAAAAATTCATTGTCAtaaacaagtctaaattaaaaatttataacacccccgacaagtgaaggttatagtaactagaaaagagctgataactttcaaacggctgaaccgattttcttggattatagctaaaaacactctcgattaagccacctttcaaacaaaaaaaactaaattaaaatcggttcattagtttaggcgctacggtgccacagaaagatacacatatacaaccgtcaaacttataacacccctctttttggatcgggggttaaaatgtcACACACCCCCTCACACCCCTTTTCTAAGCATGAAAGACAAGcagcacagttttacgaataGTAGGTATATCGTAAAATTGTGCTAGCAGGTCAGAATCATTGATAAAAATCTAATTGTTTTTggtctaatttattttattattaataacaagattatacgacttcgttcgcgtggatttaggttttttttatcccgaactctttgattttccgggatagtaagcagcctatgtctgtctgtatgtaagctatttctgtaccaaaagctagcagacagatacatttttgcatttataatattaaatattatggatcttatgaaagtatggatttaatcTTAGGTAAATCTTATTTTTGCGTAAGAGTGTTAATGTTGGCTAATGGCCGAAATCAATTAACAATGAAAGTTGCTGTGCAACGTTATTACAAGTCAAagaaccgatcaagtgcgaatcgaacttacacacgaaaggttccgtactatcgtatcTATAAGATTAtgttactttttaaattttttttggtttacaTGACAgccattttggaatttttattacacactaaatataaaattacaactttctatctattacggttcacgagatactgcccgctgacagacagacggacggacagcgaaggcttagtgatagggttCCCTTTGGATAGGGAAACTTCAAAAAAACCAATGTTTATCAAAATATGACAACAACGTTGCAAGAAtacgattttattaattttggtcgtaagtacctattagtaaGACTACAAAATATAGAAGAGCAAAACATTAATCTTggatttttaaatcaaatccaattaggtaggtacttattctaaAGAGATGCAATTAATACTCTatcgcggaaagaagttagtaggtatagcgctctcttttttacgtaatcccatacaaattattatagaaataaaaattccAGTGGGcgtttaaccattttgagtcaccaaccaatcacaaacttgattttaataaacattcgaaattcaattttaaatgttttcaaaaacattcgaaattcaattaaaaaactcagtttcgtttgtgattgattggtgtctcaaaatggttagcgcctgCTGAGATTCTTTTCACTGGCCCACTGAGAAGTTCACTGGCCCAAGGTTGTGGCCAAGGCTAAAATCAACTGTCTTTTGATTGCATTGCTTGTTTATCTACTCACCATATTAGGTAATCGAGATTCAAGTTGTTTACATTATGATAGGTTACTGCAGTTACAAAAAAGTTCACATAGTGCCTTTACGAGCTTTCAACTCTTAGTACTatctttacataatatttcagcCTGATTTATCATTTAGTACAGGAGATATTTTACCTCTCCCGCCTCCGCTTGTATAGCCACTCGCAGGCTGGCGCCCTAGGGCTATAGCCCCAATTGCCCCTAGGGTAAATACACCCATGATCAGTGGTGATTGCAATCATTACACAGTTCTGTCAAACTATGTGCTTGTGCTAAGGTATTAGCAGAGTGAACTATGTAGAATgggggaactctcggtttgatgaTATGAAAATAGGCGTTTTATAGCCTCTCTAGCGctaaatttacataaaatttgacgcctgccagtgacgttgaaGCCTAGACTTTTCGTCACCTGaaggcgattacgcactcatccgatccgagtccttCGTACTTCTATGCCGTGTGCTATTGCGGTAATACTGACTGACATTTAAATAGTAGTTTAGTGGTCGCGGCTTATTTTTTATCCGCATGGTTTAAACCCGTTTTTTATTATAGCAGTTACAGTTTTAGAAGCCTATTTTGAGGTTTCTCAATTgcttgtataaataataattaatacttattcGGTATTTTTCCGATATCACGGTTCACGGCGCGTGTTTAAGCAATCGTCAAGCAATATGCGAAAacgtaaaaacaaaattttagtcagattattattatacttgacTCCTGAGTCTTGATTCTTGAATCTTGACTCACCCGGGTCTTGGTACAAACCGcgataatacaaaatatatcattaggtaagtagataggtacttaaaattagTGAAAGAAAATTCATTTTAGGAAAATCGATGAAAATTTTTATGAGGGTCCGAcattttttcaagttatatccatgaaaattgctAATTTGCTTtgagtcaaaaataaattaaggtcAGTAAGGATgaatttcaggatttttgaaattttcacttcctcactgattttcaaaaactccacTCGCGCGAATTACAATAAAACCAATAGACTAAGCAACTAGCTTAAGTATTACTTACCCGGCACATACTTGGTGCCGATGTAGCCCAGCAAGCACATCCCCAAGTGGTGATAAACGTGCAGGAACGACACCTGGTTAAACTTCTTACGGAGAACGAAGAATACCTGCAGAGTAAAGAgcatttttcaatttcaaagtaggtaagtacgaaagcattttaaaaagcttaggtacagtcagcaacaaagctaagcTTGCACCCGCCAGTATAAGCGACTAATGGACGGGTCGGGTGCacacctagctttgttgctgactgtactaagCTCTTTGTGCGCACAAAGCTAGCAttgcgctctctctgttacataatcccatacaaatgatagaggcgacctcagtgggcgttaaccattttgagtcacttttttcaaaaacattcgaaattcagtttgaaaatgttttcaaaacacattcgaaattcaattagaaaacatagtttcgtttatGATTTGTTGGTGCCTCAAAATGTTCAGAGCCCACTGAAAAAAACTATACGAATCTAAAAACCTTAACATCCTATGATAAggatgatgcctaggtcaaaaataaattatatcttagtaaatattaaataagaGGTCTTCAAAATTCGTAAAACCCATATTCGCTGTTAGTTTTGTGTTTGCTTACCATTTTAAATAATCGATTTAAccaaaaaagtacgtcaaattacgtctgtgtaagacgtcacatctgtgtatttcatacaatcTCCCacactaagcgagcgttttgagctttgataaaaagtcgctgatttgactagtagtcaccATCCCAATTATCACTACTAGTTAGTTTGGGTAGGTAATCTCAAAAAGTATGTCATTCTGAAACTTCGCTCACTGGTAGATATATATTATCCCTGAGTGATAAATTATATCATGCGAACGAAGCCACGAGCCAAAGTTAGTTGAATGCTAAATGACTGGGTCCTAATAAAACTAACTTTTAAACTACATACATAGTAGGTAGCTGAATAACCAAATTATATCGTCTGAATAGTTTATActatgggtacctacctaccgtgtctaatttaaataaattataaataaaagttacaaaTTCGTGTTACCTGAGTCTTGTTGGTTAcaaatttatgtaaataatcaagaACAATTACATTATATACAGCATATATTTTgggaaattttaataaattcaatgCACCcaccaaataggtaggtatgtactaacTACTAACCTATCTATTGATTTCTTTGGATTGCGCCAGgttttaatgttttcttgaacTATTCAACCAAAGCTAAAGAACTGCTAAGTGCAGAGTAACCTAATCTGTGTATACTATATTATATGTCGCTactcgcagcgaaatggcataagctCTGGGAGATGTTTAAAACCACAACTCAATTCGACCATTTCACAAAACAAATCTAGAATATTGAGCATAGTTTAGTGACTAGTGAAACACctgataatattaagataataatattatccacCCAAAGGAAAGGAAGGAAGGGAAAGGAAAGGAAATGAAAAGGAAGTATTAGGTTACTGAAAAAAACAAATGTTAGGTAGGCACTTACCGTATCAAGTAAATCGACGATCTTTATGAAATAGTATAGCCACACGTAGTCAATGACCATTCTCTCCACTTCGGTATCCTCATAGTTTATTTTCTGACACCATAGGCTGTAGTAGCCAGGCAGGTACAGCCATCTTAGGCACTGGCAAAAAGAAAACTTCCGTTATTGTGACCATTTATATTTCTTCTGCAACATTTATGTTTCTTTACaataagaccgtgtaactttaaaaaaaaaccggccaagtgcaagtagAACTCGtgcaacgagggttccgtactcaggtatttttttcgacattttacacgataaatcaaaaactattatgcataaaaataaataaaaatctgttttagaatgtacaggtaaagccccttcattatgataccccacttggtatatagttatcttactttgaaaatttaaacacattttaatttttttaatgatgtaactacaaattcacggttttgggatttattcctttacttctgctataagacctacctacctgcttaatttcatgattcaaggtcacCGGGAattaccctttaggttttcttgacagacacgacggacggacggagagacgGATAAAtggacggtcggacggacggacagacagacagacagacagacagactgataacaaagtgatcctataagggttcctttttccttttgaggtacggaaccctaaaaattacaaacaTCAGAAGGTAGTTACTTAGATAAGTATTTGAAAATTCCCTCTTCTTTGGCGCCACATTATAAGCAATAAGAAAATGTATGTCAGCCTTACCTACCTGTACTGCTAAAAGTCCTGATAAGAAGATCTGCACAATGTTATAAAGTATGATGACGTTCTTCAGTTTGTACGGCGGTCGGTTGGCCATGAAGGCGGGACCCCAGTATCGCACGAACTGGTGGTACAAGAACATGATAGTCAGCACCGGCACCGGGCTGTACACCAGAAGAAAACTATTCGTTCGGGGATCTGAAAAACAAACTCTGTGGAAATTCTTCACAATTTTCACCATTTCTATTTTGTCATATAATTACAATCATTTGGGTGGAAATTCTAGAAATGCTTTCCTAGTGAGAGTGTACGTGCAACCTACCTTccttcctacctacctaccttcatgcaaaatctcaagtaggtaggacagacagacagacagacggacggacggacggacggacgtacggacggacggacagacagacagacaacgaagtgatcctataagggttccgtttttccttttgaggtacacggaaccctaattataaaattaccatAACCACGTATGCAAATCTTTCAACTGCGCTAAATTGCACAAAGATTGAACAATTCAATAAAGTCAATCGgcgataaataaattacataattcaTACTTAGCAATATAAAAAAGTCCGTCGTCTCAAAGATGCAAGATATCTGTATTAAATTGCCCGCGATTTGACCCACGTGGAATGGATTTAGGCTTccagaatcccgtgggaactctttgattttccgggacgtaTTATACCTAgatgcatcatcatcatcatcatcgcgtgccttcttcgaaacgaagtttggcgatcatcatacgaaaagcttctctattaaaagccgcctctttaAACTTCGGGTagctaagccctgtccacccccttatatcgtctaaccatttgcgtctttggcgaccttgagctcttttgcctgcaattcttccttccaacactaatcttgggaatgagaattctcctcctctctgtaaatgcccaaagaaagcgagctttcttcgcatgatggtggacatgagttATGTCTATGTCTGGTCCACCCTCTTGTATGGTTGTAAAACTTGGGTTCTCAAAAAGGAAGCAACTAACCGCCTGCAAGCTTTCGAAATGTGGATTTACAGGAAAATGCTCAAGATAACCCTGAACAGCTTTACACCGAACAccaaggtactggaattggttcacaaagagagagaactcatgtccaccatcataCCTAGATGCCCATTCTTGATATGCAG includes:
- the LOC123871202 gene encoding elongation of very long chain fatty acids protein AAEL008004-like, which encodes MGTLIANVTNYYNYLNDDLADPRTNSFLLVYSPVPVLTIMFLYHQFVRYWGPAFMANRPPYKLKNVIILYNIVQIFLSGLLAVQCLRWLYLPGYYSLWCQKINYEDTEVERMVIDYVWLYYFIKIVDLLDTVFFVLRKKFNQVSFLHVYHHLGMCLLGYIGTKYVPGGHGIMLGFINSLVHAVMYSYYLISIVRPEWVRIWWKKYITQLQILQFLLLILHFGHIIFEPSCGYPKWVSFVFLPHNIFILFLFSDFYIKEYILKKKKQQ